In Spirosoma sp. KUDC1026, the sequence AGCGTTCAAAGAGATGGTCAAATTTGTGACCTCCCTCTATAAAGCGTACGTGGACACCGACGCGTCGATGTTCGAGATTAACCCAGTGCTGAAAACGTCGGACAATAAAATCCTGGCAGTTGACGCGAAAGTGAATCTGGACGACAACGCCTTGTATCGTCATCCGGATCTGGCGAACCTGCGCGACGTAGCCGAAGAAGACCCTCTCGAAGTAGAAGCGTCGTCCAACGACCTGAACTACGTCAAACTGGACGGTAACGTTGGTTGTATGGTGAACGGTGCTGGTCTGGCGATGGCAACGATGGACATCATCAAACTATCGGGTGGTGAGCCGGCCAACTTCCTCGACGTAGGTGGTGGTGCCAATGCGAAAACGGTGGAAGCCGGTTTCCGCATTATCCTGAAAGATCCAAATGTAAAAGCCATTCTGATCAACATCTTCGGTGGTATCGTTCGCTGCGACCGCGTAGCAACGGGGGTTGTTGAAGCGTACAAAGCGATTGGCGACATTCCTGTTCCGATCATCGTTCGTCTGCAGGGAACCAACGCAGCCGAAGGCGCTAAAATCATCGACGAATCAGGTCTGAAAGTACAGTCGGCCGTTGAACTGAAAGAAGCCGCTGAGAAAGTAAAACAGGTTGTTGCTAATCTGTAAGCAATACGTTTCTTGTGATAAACAGAGAGGGCACCTTCGCGCGAAGGTGCCCTCTCTGTTTCAGGACGTAGTGGACTAACTAACGACCGGTATAGTATTTCAGTGCTTCAGGCATCAGCTTTTGCAGGTCGTTGATCCGGCGCTGATCCGAGGGGTGGGTCGACAGAAACTCTGGTGGTTTGTTACCGCCACCCGCCTGCGCCATACGCTGCCAGAACGGTACGGCTTCCCGTGGGTCATAGCCTGCCATTGCCATAAAAATCAGCCCCAGATGGTCGGCTTCCAATTCCTGGCTCCGGCCGTGGGGTAAAGCACGACCAACCTGATACGCAGCCGGCAGGGTAGCGCCCACGGCCTGCATGAACAGCGCTTTGGTTGTAGTGCTTTGCTGGGCCTGAGAGCCAATATAAGCCTGTCCAACCTGCAGCAGTCCATTCGCTACTAAGCTTTCGCTCATCCGTTCGTTGCCATGTTCGGCGATAGCGTGCGATACCTCGTGGCCCATTACGGTTGCCAGACCAGCTTCGTTTTTGGTATACGGCAAAATCCCGGTATAAACCACGATCTTTCCACCGGGCATACACCAGGCGTTTACCTGTGGGTCCTGCACCAGATTATATTCCCAGTTGAAGCCTTCCAGTCGTTTGGCGTAACCGTTCTCGTTCATATACTTTTCAACGGCCTGTCGAATTCGCATACCGACCCGTTTTACCATCTCGGCGTCGCCGTTACGTACCACGGTGCTGGTATCGATGAACTGTTTGTACTGCGTACTGCTCAAGGCCAGCATCTGATCATTTGGAACAAAAGTAAGCTGGCGCCGATTGGTGATAGGAACGCGTTCGCAACTACTGATTGCGATGCCCAGGACCAACATGCCTATGAGTGCTTTTTTCATTTTTACCTGATTTTTCTGAGTATTTATTTGGAATGGTTTTCTGTCAGTACATGACCCGTAACGAACCGAATTTGTTTAAATTTTCCCGTACGGGTTCTTCCAAGCTGTCTTTAAGCCTTAGATTTGCGGCAGTCTGATTCGTTTAATCACGGGTCAGAATATTGGTAGTCGATCCCACAAACGCAGGTTTACCCAGCTTTTATTAACATGAAAATCATTTGCGTTGGCCGCAATTACGTTGAGCATATTCAGGAACTTAACAATGAACAACCCGACGATCCAGTCATTTTTCTGAAACCAGAAACGGCTCTTCCGCTAAAAAACGAACCATTCTTCTACCCCAGCTTCTCGAACGACGTTCACTATGAAGTAGAGATTCTGGTGAAGATTAACCGGGTCGGCAAAAATATTGATGAGAAGTTCGCCCATAAATACTACGATGAAATCGGCATCGGCGTTGACTTCACAGCCCGCGATGTACAGAGCAAACTGAAAGCGAAAGGGCTTCCCTGGGAGCTGGCCAAAGGGTTTAACGGCTCCGCTCCTGTTTCGGGCTTTATTCCAAAGACGGATTTTGCTGATCTACAGGACCTGAACTTCCGGCTGGATCTCAACGGCGAAACCCGCCAACTGGGCAACACCAGCCTGATGCTGTTCAAGGTTGATTACCTGATCTCGTTTGTCTCAAAATACTTTCTGCTGCAGCAGGGCGACATTCTGTTCACGGGTACGCCGAAGGGGGTTGGCCCCGTGCAGATTGGCGATCGGCTTACTGCTTACATCGAAGACCGAAAAATGCTGGAGATTGACGTAAAATAACGCCTGTTCGTTACGTCCTCTGTGGCTTCAAATTTATTGCTTTTGAAACGATTCTTAGTTTATAGTCTGGTCATCGGCTGGCTCGGTCTCGGGGCCGTATTCGGCCAGACCGGTACACCACCGCAGTCGCCGGGTAATACGCCCGTCGTGCCGTCCAGCAAACTGGCGGGTTCGATGGTACCACCCGGTTATTTTCTGTTTCCCATTATGCCGGGCAACCTCAACTCGCTGTCGGGCGGGATGGGCGACCTGCGGCCAAATCACTTCCACGCTGGAATCGACATTCGCACGGGCGGGCGGGAAGGGCTGGATGTTCACGCGGCTGCTGATGGGTACATATCGCGGATTGCCGTGTTTACGGGCGGCTACGGCAACGTAATCTTCATCAAGCATCCCAACGGGTTGACGACGGTGTATGGCCATCTGAAGACGCTGAAAGACACGCTCGGTACGTACCTGCGGGCGCAACAGTATGCCCGCAAAACGTTCGAGATCGACCTGCGTTTCAAACCCGATCAGTTTCCGGTAAAAAAAGGAGATGTCGTTGCAGCCTCAGGTAACACAGGCGGTTCAGGAGGCCCGCACCTGCACTTTGAAGTGCGCGATGCCAAGGACAATCTGATCAATCCACTACTGTACGGCTTTCCCGAAATCAAGGATGAAGTGCCGCCCTACTTCGAGCGGGTAGCCCTGAAGACAATGACGGCTACGTCGCGGGTCAATGGCGAGTACCAACGGATCAGCCTCGTGCCAACGCGTCGGCCCGACGGTACGTATGTTATTACGCAGCCGATCACGGCATCGGGCCTGATTGGTATGGAAGTACTGGCGTACGATAAAACAAGTGGCTCGCCCTACCGCAACGGGATTAGCTGCCTGGAGATTAAGCTCGACGGACGGGAAGTGTTTGCCTACAACATGAACAGTTTTCCGAACGAGCAGACTCGCTACATGAACCTGCACGAAAACTACGAAGTTGAGCAGACAACCGGCCAGCGTTACCACCGGGGTTACGTTGCCGATGGCAACATTCTAAATCTGTACAAACTACCCAGCAATGCCGCTTACCGGGGTCGTTTGCCCCTGCTGGATGGTAAGCCGCACCAGGTTACCTTAACGTTGTTCGACGCATTTGATCAGTCGGCCCAGCTCACCTTTACGATTCAACCCGAAGTTGCGGCTACGCCACCAACCGCTTTACAGACTGATTCGCTGGTCAACCCAGAAGAGGAAGACGATGAAGTTGCCCCCGCTCCCTCCCCCATCACCGGGCAGCCAACGGCAACGATTGTGACGGACGAGAACGTATTGAAGCTAACGGTTAAAAACGTACCGGCCGCGAATCCACCCGTTGCCAAACTCTTTATCGGTCGTACCTCGACGGATTTACCCGCCAGCTACGCCAAAAATAATCAGGCGGTTTACCTGATCGATTTACGGAAATCGCTGCCGGATTCGGTTGTTTTTGGTCAGCGGTCGGTGCGGACGCATTTCAAGAAACAGATTTATCCCGGCAAGGCCGAAACCGTAACCGAGGGCGGTAACCGGCTGGAATTTAGCCCACGCACCCTGTTCGATACGTTGCATTTGAGCGTACGGGACATGCCGGGCGGGGGTCTGGAAGTTAATCAGTCGATCATCCCGCTGAACGATTTCCTGACTATTGAGCATACGCCAAATTATCCCATCGCGATTGATACCATGCGGACCAAAGCCTATTGGGTGAGTGGCGGCCGGCCGAGTTTTGTGGGGGGCAAATGGAACAAAGGACGTATCGAATTTAAAACCCGGTCGCTGGGACGTTTCCAGTTGATTACGGATGCTACGCCACCGACGGTCGAGATTCTAAGCGCTACGCCCGCCGGTATTACGGCGCGGATACGAGACAACCTGTCGGGCATTGCCGATTTCCGGGCGCTGGTCAACGGCGAGTGGGTACTGATGCAGTACGATTACAAACGCGCCCTGATCTGGTCGGACAAACTGGACCCGGAAACGCCGTTCGAAATCGGAGACGAGGTTCTGGTTCAGGTGAAAGACCGGGTTGGGAACATTGGTTCCGCCAGTAAAATCATCGGCGAGAAACGGGCGGTGGTGAAGAAAAAAGCACCTGTCAGAAGCCGCCGAAGACGGTAATCATTTATTCGAAATCGGTATTATTCCGGACGATTTTTCTTTCTATTTCTATGAGCTTAGCTGTTGGCGATCCTGCCCCTAACTTTACCAGTACCGACCAGAACGGGCAACCTATTAGTCTGTCAGACTTTCGGGGCAAAAAAGTGGTCCTGTATTTTTACCCCAAAGACGATACACCGGGTTGTACAGCCCAGGCCTGCAGCCTGCGCGACAACTACGAAGCCCTCCAGTCGGCTGGGTATGAAGTACTGGGCGTTAGCACCGACAGCGCGGCTTCGCACCAGAAATTTGTCGGTAAATACAGCCTGCCTTTTCCGTTACTTGCCGATACGGATCAGCAGCTTGTTGAGGCATACGGCGTTTGGCAGGAGAAGTCGATGTACGGTCGGAAGTTCATGGGTATTGTCCGAACTACTTTTGTCATCGATGAAAATGGTATTATTGCCGAGATAATCACCAAAGTTGATACCAAGCAGCACGCTGCACAGCTTTTACAGTAACGCGGAGCCTATTCCGCTTTTCTCACCTTCGTAGTAACCCCATACGGACGTAGGCATCCGTACCTGATCTAACTTATGGAAATTCAACAACTCGAACAAGTTGCAACCGCCGTCCGGCGGGACATCGTCCGCATGGTAGCCGCCGTTAACTCCGGTCACCCCGGCGGTTCGCTGGGCTGCACCGATTTTCTGGTGGGCCTGTATTTCGACG encodes:
- the bcp gene encoding thioredoxin-dependent thiol peroxidase, with translation MSLAVGDPAPNFTSTDQNGQPISLSDFRGKKVVLYFYPKDDTPGCTAQACSLRDNYEALQSAGYEVLGVSTDSAASHQKFVGKYSLPFPLLADTDQQLVEAYGVWQEKSMYGRKFMGIVRTTFVIDENGIIAEIITKVDTKQHAAQLLQ
- the sucC gene encoding ADP-forming succinate--CoA ligase subunit beta, encoding MNIHEYQGKEILKKYGVRIQEGIVAESPEKAVEAAKQIMAQSGSKFVVVKSQIHAGGRGKGKIVGSEQRGVALAKSVDDVRDIAKNLIGNVLVTHQTGPEGRKVNKVLVAQDVFYPGASEPKEMYISILLDRSKACNVIMASTEGGMDIEEVAENTPEKIVKEWIDPAVGLQPFQARKVAFGLGLEGEAFKEMVKFVTSLYKAYVDTDASMFEINPVLKTSDNKILAVDAKVNLDDNALYRHPDLANLRDVAEEDPLEVEASSNDLNYVKLDGNVGCMVNGAGLAMATMDIIKLSGGEPANFLDVGGGANAKTVEAGFRIILKDPNVKAILINIFGGIVRCDRVATGVVEAYKAIGDIPVPIIVRLQGTNAAEGAKIIDESGLKVQSAVELKEAAEKVKQVVANL
- a CDS encoding M23 family metallopeptidase — its product is MKRFLVYSLVIGWLGLGAVFGQTGTPPQSPGNTPVVPSSKLAGSMVPPGYFLFPIMPGNLNSLSGGMGDLRPNHFHAGIDIRTGGREGLDVHAAADGYISRIAVFTGGYGNVIFIKHPNGLTTVYGHLKTLKDTLGTYLRAQQYARKTFEIDLRFKPDQFPVKKGDVVAASGNTGGSGGPHLHFEVRDAKDNLINPLLYGFPEIKDEVPPYFERVALKTMTATSRVNGEYQRISLVPTRRPDGTYVITQPITASGLIGMEVLAYDKTSGSPYRNGISCLEIKLDGREVFAYNMNSFPNEQTRYMNLHENYEVEQTTGQRYHRGYVADGNILNLYKLPSNAAYRGRLPLLDGKPHQVTLTLFDAFDQSAQLTFTIQPEVAATPPTALQTDSLVNPEEEDDEVAPAPSPITGQPTATIVTDENVLKLTVKNVPAANPPVAKLFIGRTSTDLPASYAKNNQAVYLIDLRKSLPDSVVFGQRSVRTHFKKQIYPGKAETVTEGGNRLEFSPRTLFDTLHLSVRDMPGGGLEVNQSIIPLNDFLTIEHTPNYPIAIDTMRTKAYWVSGGRPSFVGGKWNKGRIEFKTRSLGRFQLITDATPPTVEILSATPAGITARIRDNLSGIADFRALVNGEWVLMQYDYKRALIWSDKLDPETPFEIGDEVLVQVKDRVGNIGSASKIIGEKRAVVKKKAPVRSRRRR
- a CDS encoding M48 family metallopeptidase — protein: MKKALIGMLVLGIAISSCERVPITNRRQLTFVPNDQMLALSSTQYKQFIDTSTVVRNGDAEMVKRVGMRIRQAVEKYMNENGYAKRLEGFNWEYNLVQDPQVNAWCMPGGKIVVYTGILPYTKNEAGLATVMGHEVSHAIAEHGNERMSESLVANGLLQVGQAYIGSQAQQSTTTKALFMQAVGATLPAAYQVGRALPHGRSQELEADHLGLIFMAMAGYDPREAVPFWQRMAQAGGGNKPPEFLSTHPSDQRRINDLQKLMPEALKYYTGR
- a CDS encoding fumarylacetoacetate hydrolase family protein — encoded protein: MKIICVGRNYVEHIQELNNEQPDDPVIFLKPETALPLKNEPFFYPSFSNDVHYEVEILVKINRVGKNIDEKFAHKYYDEIGIGVDFTARDVQSKLKAKGLPWELAKGFNGSAPVSGFIPKTDFADLQDLNFRLDLNGETRQLGNTSLMLFKVDYLISFVSKYFLLQQGDILFTGTPKGVGPVQIGDRLTAYIEDRKMLEIDVK